The following proteins are co-located in the Desulfovibrio legallii genome:
- a CDS encoding HAD family hydrolase: protein MALQCLVFDCDGVLLDSVPIKTRAYARIAEPFGPEARDRMVLYHTRHGGVSRYKKFAWFYQEVLGREITPEESDALARQFVDYSLEEVRRCPFIPGAEETLRRWRGVLPMYVCSGAPDEEVKAVLRERGLKDYFIGIHGSPPAKAEVLRHIVAPLPLAPEDALMVGDAPTDRDAAAQVGTLFYGVGPELQGGEHPWGPDLTGLNEWIAARV from the coding sequence ATGGCTTTGCAATGCCTTGTGTTCGACTGCGACGGCGTGCTGCTGGACAGCGTGCCCATCAAGACGCGGGCCTATGCCCGCATTGCCGAACCCTTTGGCCCTGAGGCCAGGGACCGCATGGTGCTGTACCATACCCGGCACGGGGGCGTAAGCCGCTATAAAAAGTTCGCCTGGTTTTACCAGGAAGTGCTGGGCCGGGAGATCACGCCTGAGGAATCCGACGCGCTGGCCCGCCAGTTTGTGGACTATTCTCTGGAAGAGGTACGGCGCTGTCCGTTTATCCCTGGTGCGGAAGAAACCTTGCGGCGCTGGCGTGGCGTGCTGCCCATGTACGTTTGTTCCGGTGCGCCGGATGAGGAAGTCAAGGCCGTGCTGCGCGAACGTGGCTTAAAGGATTACTTTATTGGCATCCACGGTTCGCCGCCGGCCAAGGCCGAAGTTCTCAGGCACATTGTCGCGCCTCTGCCCCTGGCTCCGGAAGACGCGCTCATGGTGGGCGACGCCCCCACGGACCGGGACGCCGCCGCACAGGTGGGCACGCTGTTTTATGGCGTGGGGCCGGAGCTGCAAGGCGGGGAACATCCTTGGGGGCCTGACCTCACGGGGCTCAATGAATGGATTGCGGCCCGGGTATGA
- a CDS encoding acyltransferase — protein MEELWIALFAWVPTPVGLALRLLAWRWLFARCGSVRFGTGLTLAGCRQMRLGDNVRLGRGCFVTATDGTLVLDHDVALSPCVHVGADAGRIEIGAHTAVGPGTVIRAANHRIARQDVPIMRQGHVPGQIIIEEDVWIGANCVITPDVRIGRGAVVGAGAVVTRNVAPFTIVGGVPAKVIGMRGTAAPQGGVAHPQH, from the coding sequence ATGGAAGAGCTGTGGATAGCCCTGTTTGCCTGGGTGCCCACGCCCGTGGGGCTGGCCTTGCGGCTGCTGGCCTGGCGCTGGCTGTTCGCCCGCTGCGGTTCCGTGCGTTTCGGCACCGGGCTTACCTTGGCGGGCTGCCGGCAGATGCGGCTGGGCGACAACGTGCGGCTGGGCCGAGGCTGCTTTGTTACTGCCACGGATGGCACGCTGGTGCTGGACCACGATGTGGCCCTGTCGCCCTGCGTGCATGTGGGGGCGGACGCGGGACGCATCGAAATCGGGGCGCACACGGCCGTAGGGCCCGGTACGGTCATCCGTGCGGCCAACCACCGCATTGCCAGGCAGGACGTGCCCATCATGCGTCAAGGCCATGTGCCGGGGCAGATCATTATTGAAGAAGACGTCTGGATCGGGGCCAACTGCGTCATCACTCCGGACGTGCGCATCGGGCGCGGCGCCGTGGTGGGCGCGGGCGCGGTGGTCACCCGCAACGTGGCCCCCTTTACCATTGTGGGCGGGGTGCCCGCCAAGGTCATCGGCATGCGCGGTACAGCCGCCCCCCAAGGCGGCGTGGCGCATCCGCAACATTGA
- a CDS encoding iron-containing alcohol dehydrogenase, with the protein MDNASCTHTAVREIRLRTTVYLGVGALTRLEDVFARLKEDGVRSVLCVCGGHAYRDSGAWDEAEHAARRQGLTLALYNRVTPDPSTDCMDEAAALGRVVGAGAVLAIGGGSSIDCGKCAAVLLANPTVTAEDLFCCRFRPRTALPLVAVPLTHGVGSEVNRFAVATLVRDNRTAVIAHDCMYPRYAVDDPALMTGLSPEQTRHVSVDALSRVVEAATTTVSNAFVVMLARETVRLVHRWLPMALEQPDDLEARYGLCLAAIQAGLAFDNGLLHMAHALEQPLRSVCKAPHGLRLAVLLPAVVRECYPACAPVAADILAPLAPGLHGLPEEAPKAARAVEQWLFSVGLTQKLLNLGVQELDVEKFCTQVEHTPALGPLLSVAPVASSHELVTRIYRQSLRPMA; encoded by the coding sequence ATGGACAACGCCTCCTGTACGCATACCGCCGTGCGCGAAATTCGCTTGCGGACCACGGTCTATCTGGGCGTGGGGGCTTTGACGCGTCTGGAAGACGTGTTTGCGCGTCTGAAGGAAGACGGTGTGCGCTCCGTGCTCTGCGTTTGCGGCGGGCACGCCTATCGGGACAGCGGGGCCTGGGACGAGGCCGAACACGCGGCCCGTCGTCAGGGTTTGACGCTGGCCTTGTACAACCGCGTCACGCCCGACCCTTCCACGGACTGTATGGACGAAGCCGCCGCTTTGGGGCGCGTGGTGGGCGCGGGCGCCGTGCTGGCCATCGGCGGCGGCAGTTCCATAGACTGCGGCAAATGCGCGGCCGTGCTGCTGGCCAACCCTACAGTGACGGCCGAAGATCTGTTTTGCTGTAGATTCCGCCCCCGCACGGCCCTGCCTCTGGTGGCCGTGCCCCTGACCCATGGGGTAGGCAGCGAGGTCAACCGCTTTGCCGTAGCCACCCTGGTGCGGGACAACCGCACCGCGGTCATTGCCCACGACTGCATGTACCCGCGTTATGCGGTGGACGACCCTGCGCTTATGACCGGGCTCTCGCCCGAACAAACCCGTCATGTTTCCGTGGATGCCCTGAGCCGCGTGGTGGAAGCCGCCACAACCACTGTGAGCAATGCTTTTGTGGTTATGCTGGCCAGAGAAACCGTGCGCTTGGTTCACCGCTGGCTGCCCATGGCCCTGGAGCAGCCCGACGACCTGGAGGCCCGCTATGGTCTGTGCCTGGCTGCCATTCAGGCCGGGCTGGCCTTTGACAACGGACTGTTGCATATGGCCCACGCGTTGGAGCAGCCCTTGCGCAGCGTTTGCAAGGCCCCCCACGGTCTGCGTCTGGCCGTGCTGCTGCCTGCGGTAGTGCGGGAATGCTACCCCGCCTGTGCGCCGGTGGCGGCCGATATTCTGGCGCCGCTGGCCCCCGGTCTGCACGGCCTGCCCGAAGAAGCCCCCAAGGCGGCCCGTGCCGTGGAGCAGTGGCTTTTTTCCGTAGGCCTGACGCAAAAGCTCCTGAACCTGGGGGTTCAGGAGCTGGATGTGGAGAAATTTTGTACTCAGGTGGAGCACACCCCGGCTTTGGGGCCGTTGCTTTCCGTAGCGCCGGTGGCCAGTTCGCACGAACTGGTGACCAGAATCTACCGGCAATCCTTGCGTCCTATGGCCTGA
- a CDS encoding HpcH/HpaI aldolase family protein has protein sequence MTVHEIRALLAADKATVGTWLQLPSPDVAELMARAGYDWVAVDMEHGSFGRTGLPDVFRAIECGGAAPFARLGEASKTQIKSALEAGAQGLIFPMIESRAQLDRAIDLSVYPGQDSWRPAGETAPEYRGVGFCRANAFGKNFDDYRAHRAPELFLVAQIEHIRAVEQLEAIVSHPRLDAIMVGPYDLSGSMGLTGRFDHPDFKAVMDRIAAVCARCGARMGLHIVQPDPTELARQMAAGSRFIAYGIDSVFLWAAAERPRQENRQ, from the coding sequence ATGACTGTACACGAAATTCGCGCGCTGCTGGCGGCGGACAAAGCCACCGTGGGCACATGGCTGCAACTGCCTTCGCCCGATGTGGCCGAGCTCATGGCCCGGGCGGGCTACGACTGGGTGGCCGTGGACATGGAACACGGCTCTTTTGGCCGCACGGGCCTCCCCGACGTCTTTCGGGCCATTGAATGCGGTGGGGCCGCGCCCTTCGCCCGTTTGGGCGAGGCCAGCAAAACGCAGATCAAATCTGCCCTGGAAGCCGGCGCGCAGGGCCTTATCTTTCCCATGATCGAAAGCCGCGCCCAGCTCGACCGGGCCATCGACCTTTCCGTCTACCCCGGCCAGGACAGCTGGCGGCCGGCCGGGGAAACAGCCCCGGAATACCGTGGCGTGGGCTTTTGCCGGGCCAATGCCTTTGGCAAGAATTTTGACGACTACCGCGCACACCGCGCCCCGGAACTTTTCCTGGTGGCGCAGATTGAGCACATCCGCGCCGTAGAGCAGCTGGAGGCCATTGTTTCCCATCCGCGGCTGGACGCCATTATGGTAGGGCCCTACGACCTTTCCGGCTCCATGGGGCTTACCGGACGTTTTGACCACCCCGACTTCAAGGCAGTCATGGACCGCATCGCCGCCGTCTGCGCGCGCTGCGGGGCGCGTATGGGCCTGCATATTGTGCAGCCCGACCCCACAGAACTGGCCCGACAAATGGCGGCGGGCAGCCGCTTTATTGCCTACGGCATTGATTCCGTCTTTTTGTGGGCAGCGGCAGAGCGCCCCCGACAGGAGAACAGACAGTGA
- a CDS encoding 3-deoxy-manno-octulosonate cytidylyltransferase — MNIIAIIPARMGSSRYPGKPLALIHNVPMVGHVAFRTAMSKTLAATYVATCDAIIENYCKDAGLACVMTGDHHVRCSTRTAEALLKIEAATGKKADIVVMVQGDEPMVRPEMIDAAVAXMLADPSINVVNLMAEMDTLEEFEDPNEVKVVVDRNNDALYFSREPIPSRKKGADKVPMRKQVCIIPFRRDYLLRFNELQESPLEIYESVDMLRILEYGEKVRMVPTDCRTWSVDTPEDLARVARLMEGDDLMHEYSK; from the coding sequence ATGAATATTATCGCTATCATTCCAGCGCGGATGGGGTCCAGTCGGTATCCCGGCAAACCGCTTGCGCTCATCCACAACGTGCCTATGGTGGGCCATGTGGCCTTTCGCACGGCCATGAGCAAAACCCTTGCCGCCACCTATGTGGCCACCTGCGACGCCATCATTGAAAACTACTGCAAAGACGCGGGCCTTGCTTGCGTCATGACCGGCGACCATCATGTGCGCTGCTCCACGCGTACTGCCGAGGCTCTGCTCAAAATTGAGGCTGCTACGGGCAAAAAGGCCGACATCGTGGTCATGGTCCAGGGCGACGAGCCCATGGTCCGGCCCGAGATGATCGACGCCGCCGTGGCCMCCATGCTGGCCGACCCCTCCATCAACGTGGTCAACCTCATGGCTGAGATGGACACGCTGGAAGAATTTGAAGACCCCAACGAAGTCAAGGTGGTGGTGGACCGCAACAACGACGCTCTTTATTTTTCGCGCGAGCCCATCCCTTCGCGCAAAAAGGGCGCGGACAAGGTGCCCATGCGCAAGCAGGTCTGCATCATCCCCTTCCGCCGCGACTATCTGCTCCGTTTTAATGAACTGCAGGAAAGCCCGCTGGAAATCTACGAATCCGTGGACATGCTGCGCATCCTTGAATACGGCGAAAAAGTGCGTATGGTGCCTACCGATTGCCGCACTTGGAGCGTGGATACGCCGGAAGACCTGGCCCGTGTGGCCCGGCTGATGGAAGGCGACGACCTCATGCACGAGTACAGCAAATAA
- a CDS encoding NAD-dependent epimerase/dehydratase family protein encodes MKITVFGGSGFLGSHICDKLSGAGHAVTIVDLHPSPWLRQDQTMITGNILDEDVVHQAVQGADMVFNYAGIADIGEANSRPVDTARINVVGNVMVLEACRQAKVRRYVFASSLYVYGKSGGFYRCSKQACELYIENYQAMHGLPYTILRYGSLYGPRSDRRNAIHRFVYEALSAGSITYYGASTALREYVHVDDASTATLAVLAPEFENQNIIISGNQPMRVGDLFKMIGEMLGKDLDIKYQNDPNSGHYQITPYAFMPKVGRKLVPPLTVDLGXGILRVMEEEHRQMHPELASEGGYLLPTDD; translated from the coding sequence GTGAAGATCACCGTTTTCGGCGGATCGGGCTTTCTTGGCTCACACATCTGCGACAAACTTTCCGGGGCAGGGCATGCAGTAACTATTGTGGACCTGCACCCTTCCCCCTGGCTGCGGCAGGATCAGACCATGATCACGGGCAACATTCTGGATGAAGATGTGGTCCATCAGGCCGTGCAGGGCGCGGACATGGTCTTCAATTACGCCGGCATAGCCGACATTGGCGAGGCCAACAGCCGCCCGGTGGACACGGCCCGCATCAATGTGGTGGGCAACGTCATGGTGCTGGAGGCCTGCCGTCAGGCCAAAGTCAGACGCTACGTTTTTGCCAGTTCCCTGTACGTCTACGGCAAATCCGGCGGCTTTTATCGTTGCAGCAAGCAGGCCTGCGAGCTGTATATAGAAAATTATCAGGCCATGCACGGCCTGCCCTACACCATTCTGCGCTACGGCTCGCTCTACGGCCCGCGTTCGGACCGCCGCAACGCTATCCACCGTTTTGTCTATGAAGCCCTTTCTGCGGGCAGCATCACCTATTACGGCGCGTCCACGGCTCTGCGCGAATACGTGCATGTGGACGACGCCAGCACCGCCACCCTGGCCGTGCTGGCCCCGGAATTTGAGAATCAGAATATCATTATTTCCGGCAACCAGCCTATGCGGGTAGGAGACCTCTTCAAAATGATCGGCGAAATGTTGGGCAAGGATCTGGACATCAAGTACCAGAACGACCCCAACAGTGGCCACTATCAGATTACCCCTTACGCCTTCATGCCCAAGGTGGGGCGCAAGCTGGTGCCGCCCCTGACCGTGGACCTGGGGCAKGGCATTTTGCGCGTTATGGAAGAGGAGCACCGGCAGATGCATCCGGAATTGGCGTCCGAAGGGGGGTATCTGCTCCCCACCGACGACTGA